A window of Clostridia bacterium genomic DNA:
AACTATTGGAGGCACCACCCAGACTCGGACTGGGGAATAAAGGTTTTGCAGACCTCTGCCTTACCACTTGGCTATGGTGCCATAACGCTATATTATATATGATTCGCTCGCGTACGATGCGACATATATTCACAATTTGAAGCAGCAACGACTGCTGCCGCGCGGTTGCTATCGCAACCGAATCCCATCTTTTGGGGATAATGCGAAAAGCAATTTGGAGCGGGAGACGGTGTGCCCGATCAAGTCGGGAACCTCCGCGTTGCTCCGGTGCGGCCCCTGCGGGTCTCGCGCTATCGCGCGGTTGCTGTCGCAACCGAATCCCGTCTTTTAGGGATAATGCGAAAAGCAATTTGGAGCGGGAGACGGGATTCGGACCCGCGACATTTGCCTTGGCAAGGCAACGCTCTACCACTGAGCCACTCCCGCGAAGTTGCTCTATTACTATACCAAATACCATTTGGATTTGCAACCGTTTTTACAAAAAAAGTTTACTCAGCCGCCAAAATATAGAAGGAGTGCGGTTGGTCCCCTTTATAAGTAATGACTTCGAGATCCGGATAATCTTCTGCAAGACGATCCACGACGGCGTTAACGTCCTCTTCCGTAACGCCTTCGCCCGAATAGAGATTCAAGACGTCCATCTCGTCCATTCCCATTTTCTTGACAAGCGCGGAAACGACGTCGATCGCGCTGTCGCCTTTCGTCAGGATCTTTTTATCCGAAAGCCCGATGATATCGCCCTCTTTCAGAGAAAGCCCGTCCATTTTCGTGCTTCGGACCGCGGTCGTGACCTGCGCGCATTTGACGGATTCGAAGGCTTCTTTCATCGCCGCGACGTTCTCTTCCGTCGAAGCGTTTTGATCGAAAGCGATCGCGGCGGCGATCCCGGCGGCGACGCTCTTCGTCGGTAAAACGACGCAATGGCGGCTCGCCATTTCCATCGCTTTTTCGGCGGCGAGAATAATATTACTGTTATTCGGAAGGACGATGACGCTATCTGCGTTTACGCGGTTGATCGCAGACAAGATCTCGTTTACGCTCGGGTTCATCGTCTGCCCGCCTTCGACGATCACGTCCACCAAAAGATCCTTAAAGATCTGTTTGATGCCAGCGCCCGCACAAACCGCGACCATACCGATCGGCTTTTTATTCTTTTCCATTTCCGCTTTGATCTTGCGGTTTTGTTCGAGCATATTCTCGATCTTGACGCGATCGAGTTCGCCGAGGTCGAGCGCGTACTGCAAGGCGCGACCGGGGTTATTCGTGTGGACGTGGACTTTGACGAGTTCGAGATCGCCGATACAGATCAAACTGTTACCCAAACGGGCAAGTTTGTCGCGGAGTTTGTCGATATCGGACTCCGTGGCTCTCGGGCGAATGTTTTTCACGAAAAACTCGGTACAATAGGCAAATTCGATATCGTCCAGATCGTGAACGTCCGCGGCGAAGCCCGCGTCGAATTCGTCCGCGGCGACCTTGACCGCGACCTTCGGAATTTCCTTTCCTTCGATGACGAGGGTCAAGCCTTCGAGGACGCGCATAAGTCCCATGCCGCCCGCGTCCACGACGCCGGCTTTTTTCAGGACGGGAAGCATATTCGGAGTCTCCGCGAGGATTGCGTTGCCCTTTTCGAGGAGTTTCCGCATCATCGTCTCGAAACAGGCGTTTCTTCCGGACGCCCACTTTTCGGATTCTTCGGCGACGACGCGAATAACGGTAAGGATGGTTCCTTCCTTCGGTTTATTCACTGCGCCGTAAGCGACTTTCGCACCCTGCTGCAAAGCCTTCGAAAAATTCTTCAAAGACAAGAGCCCCGCCGTTTCTCCCGTAACGTCCGAAATACCCTTAAAGATCTGAGTAAGGATAACGCCGCTGTTTCCTCTCGCGCCGCGAAGCGCGCCGATAGAAAGCGCCGAGGAAAATTTCTCCCAAGAGAGTTCTTCTTCTTTGATTGCTTGGATCTCGCGCGCGGCGCTCGCCGCCGTCGCGCACATATTGGTGCCGGTGTCTCCGTCCGGAACGGGGAAAACGTTATGCGCGTTTATCTCCTGCTCGTAGACCGCGAGATTCTGGCAAGCTCCCGATATCATATCGCGAAGCATTTTAACGTCGATACTTTTTATCATATATACTCCTAAACCTTAATGCCGACGACGTTTACGTTCACCTGCATCACGCGCATTCCCGTAAACGCCTCGACGGAATAGGTCACGACCGAGCGAAGAGATTCGGTGACCGCGTCAACGAGCACCCCCTGCTTCAAAATCACGAAAACGTCGATAAAGATCTTATTATCGACGGTCGTAACGCGTATTCCTTTGGTGTTGCCGTTTTGTTTGAATAAAGAAGCGAGAGAATCGGTAAATCTTCTCGAAACGAGCTCGACCACGCCGTAACATTCCGAGGCGGCGCGACAAGCGCACATTGCCACGGCTTCGTCCGACACGGTGATTTTGCCGTATTTGTTGGAAGTCTTTACAGCCATATCTCTCTCCGTAAAAAATTCTATATATATGATACTATTATTATTTACTCCTTTGCAAGTAATTTTCAAAATTACTTAAAATCTGTTGCCAAGCGTAAAATTTCGTGCTATATTTAATAAGTCGCGTTTTGGAGAGATCCATTTCGCCGTCAGTGAGAATCGTTACGGGAGGTAATGGATATATGTCGAGAGTTTGCAGCGTATGCGGAAAAAGTAAAATGAGCGGAAACACGGTGAGCCACAGCAACCGTAAAGCACCGACCCATTGGAACGCGAACATTCAAAAGGTCTCCGTCGTCGATGAGAACGGCACGGTTTCCAAGAAGTACGTCTGCACGAGATGCCTGAGAAACGGCGCCGTGCAAAGAAAGGCGAACTAACCTTTTCGTTAAAAAAGATCCTCGGGTTTCGAGGATCTTTTTTTTATTTTTTCGAACGCTTCGCCCTACTTTCGCGCGCGTTTCTTTCCGCAAAACAGCCGCAAGACCGCTTTCAAAAAAGACGGCGGATTTACGCAAACCATTTTCAAAGCCACACCTCCTTATCCGAATTTATGATAAAGCAGTGCGCTTCCCTCCTTTACGCTGACGAACACCGAGTTTTCCGTGCATTCGTTGGACAATCCGAGCGTGTCGCTTTTGGTCAGGACGGCACCGTCCGCAGGGTATTTGAGCCCTTTCGCCTTTATTATATGCACGGTTTCCGAAAAAGGTACGATCGATAAAACGTCTCCCGCTGCCACGTCCAAAAACAAATTCCCGTCGAGATAGTAAAGATCGAAATCGTCTCCGCGAAGGACGGCGGTCGCGCCGAGATCGCGGGCGAGTTTCAAAAGGTGAAGATTATAAAGCGAATGGTCGGGTCTGCCGCCCCATCCGCCGTAAATATCGATAAAGAAATAATTCCGCAGGATCGCCTCGCGGATCGCGAGTTCCCCATCCGAAAAATCCTTTTCGGCTTGAACGGTCAAGACGCCTATATCCTTCGGGACGAAGCCGAGACTGTCCATATCCCCGACGACGAGATCGGGGCGGATCTTGTTTTCGAGAGCGCGAAGATAGCCTTCGTCCGCGGCGATCACGAAATCCGAGGGCAGCATCCGTTTGAATTTTTGCGACAGGACGATCGCCGCTTTTTTCATCCGCGCATCACCTTGATCGCGGCGACCTTATCATCCGCTTTGAAGGTCGCGCTTCCGGCGACGAGGACGGTGATCCCGAGATCGCGGAATTTCGCGGCGTTGCCGAGCGTTACGCCGCCGTCCAGTTCCAAAAGGATATCGCGCCCGCTCTTTTTGATCTCTTCGGCGAGGACTTTGATATTCTCATCCACGGTTTCGATATAAGACTGACCGCCGAATCCCGGGAAAACTCCCATCAGGACGATCATATCGACGAGATCCATATAGTCTTTCACAAGCGAAAAATCCTTGTCGGGATTGACGACGAGCCCGCATTTCACGCCCTTATTTTTGATTTTCAAAAGCGTCTCTCTCGGATTCTTCGACGCTTCCGGATGGAAGGTCACGAAATCCGCGCCCGCGTCGCAAAAGCGTTCGACGTACAATTCGGGTTCGACGATCATCAAATGCACGTCGAGCGGCAAATTCGTGTGCGGACGGATCGCTTTGATCATCGGCATCCCGAACGTGATATTCGGGACGAATCTTCCGTCCATAACGTCGCAGTGGACGAGATCCGCTCCCCACTTTTCGACGTTTTCCACCGTCTCGCCCATATTCGCGAAATCACCCGACAAAATCGACGGAGCAACTTTAACAGAACTCATACTCTTTTCCCCCTCTATTCCTGTTGATATTTTGCGCGAAGCTGTCCGCACGCGCCTTCGATATCCGCGCCCATCGTTCGGCGAACCGTGGCTTCCACGCCGCCCTTTTCGAGAAGACCCTGAAAACGATACGCGTCTTTACGGCTCGTCCCTTCGAGACCCCTCTCTTTAACGAAGTTCAAAACGATCAAATTCACGATACACGGAAACCCTTTTACTTTTTCGATCAACGCGGCGGCGTCCTTCTCGCCGTCGTTGACGCCCTTTATCAGGGAATACTCGAAGACGACGCGCCGTTTGGTCTTCTCGAACCAGCGTTTTGCCGCGGCGATCACGTCAGAAACGCCGTATCTTTTATTGATCGGCATAATGGACGAACGGACTTCGTCCCGCGCGGCGTGCAGAGAAAAGGTCATCGTCACGGGGATATCTTCTTCGATGAAACGGTCGAATTTCTCCAAGAGTCCGCACGTCGAAAGCGAGATATTCCGATAGCTGACGTTCAGCCCTTTTTCGGCGTTTACGAGGCGAAGGAATTTTACGACGTTGTCATAGTTATCCAAGGGTTCCCCGCTCCCCATTAAGACGATATTCGTGATCTTCCGATTTTTGAGATCGCCGCCGTCGAACGCGTTTGCGAGGATGACCTCGCCGAGGATCTCGCCCGCGGACAGGTTTCGTTTGAGTCCGTTTAGCCCCGACGCGCAAAACGCGCAATTCATTCGACAACCGACCTGCGTAGAAACGCAAAGCGTGTTTCCGTACTTATAGCGCATCAAAACGCCTTCGACCATATCGCCGTCCCACAAAGAAAACAGAAACTTTACGGTATCGTCGATCTCGGAGCGAAAAGAACGGAATATCTTCATTCCGGTCGAGACGAAACCTTCGCTCGAAAGTTTTTGCTTCAAAGCCGCGGAGATCGTCGAAATATCCTCGGGCTCTTTACCCTGCTGAACGCCGAGATAGATCTGCTCCGCGCGGAAAGGTTTTTCTCCGAGCGAAAGCATCGTTTCTTTTAACTCATCAAGCGTAAGATCGGCAAGCAGTTTCATTTCTTCTCCAAAACGGCGAAATAGAATCCTTCGCCGCCCTTTTCATTGATCTCGGTGTATTTCTCGTTTTTCAGCGCGAACGCGGCGTTTTCCGCGAGAAACGCGCGAACGTTCTCTCCGCACTCGGACGGAAGATCGGAGCAAGTCGAATAGACGAGTTTACCCCCCGCGGAAACGTAACGCGAAACGTTTTCGAGGAGCGCACGCTGCAAACGCGCGAGCGCGTCCACGTCGGATTCCGTCTTAAACAAGACGACGTCCGGATTCGAAGGAAGCGTCCCGAAGCCCGAGCAAGGCGCGTCCAAAAGAACGAGCGAAAACGCGCCTTCGAACGCGGGACAAAATTCCGTCTGATCCCGAACCTCCGCGCGAACGTTTTTAACGTTCATTCTTTCCGCGTATTTTTTTATCAATTCCACGCGATGCGGATAAAGGTCGGTCGCCGTGACCGTCCCTTTGATCCGCTCCGCGAGATAGACGCTTTTTCCCCCGGGCGCGGCGCAACAATCGAGCGCGTCGCCGCTAACGGGGAGCGCGGCTTCGCAGATCTCCGCGCTGCCAAGGCTCATCGCCGTCGCTTTTCCTTCCTCGAAAAGATCGGAAAGCGCGCCGACCGATCGGATCAAAAAGCCGTAGGCCGTCTCTTCAAAAGCGATTCCTTTTGCTTGAAGCGCGGCGCGAAGGTTCCCTTTTCCGAAGGAAACGGAAGCGCGAACGTGCGTCGCGGAAGTTCCTTTCGCAAAAAGGAGCTCCCTTGCCTTTTCTTCTCCGAGTTCTCGAATATATCGCTTTACGAGCCAAACGGGGCGATTGCTTTCCGCGGAGAGCCTTTCGAGCTTCCCTTCCGGAATAAGGTCGACACCCTCTGCGGCGTACTTTCGGAGAACGGCGTTCAAAAAGCCTTTGACGCCGCTTTTTCCGACCGTGCAAGCCGTCTTGACGATTTCGTCCACCGCGGCGAACGCGGGAACGTCGTCCATATATTTGATCGCGTACATTCCCATTTTGAGAAGAACGGCGACCGACGTTTTCGGAGCTTTCGAAACGAGGCGGGAGATCTGATAATCAAAAAGATAGGTATGCTCGATGACGCCGTAGGTCAAGCGCAGGCTTCCTTTGGACGCGGATAGCGCCGCGCCTTGCTTTTTGACCGCTTCTCCGACGAACGCTTTTCGGACGAAAACGTCCGTCAGCGCGCCGTACGCCTCGACGAGCCCTCTCATATTATCGGATTTCCTTATTCAAAAGATCGGCGTGACCGATCAAATATTCGCGTCCCGACATCCTTTTCTTTCCCTCTTTTTGGATCGAACGAAGGCGGATCGCTCCGTCCGCGAGATTCAGAACGGGATCGCCGTCCGACGCGTAAAAAGTTCCTTCTCTTCCGCGCTTTTCCGCCGCCGAAGCGGAATAGATCTTGATCCTTTCACCGTCGACGAAGACGTATGCCACGGGCCACGGATCGTACGCGCGAATCTTCAAAAGCGCGTTTTTCGCATTCTCGGTCTTTTCGATCACCGCGTCCGTTTTGCGGATCATTTTGCAAAAAGTCGCTTGGGAATGATCCTGCGGGGTATAGACCGCCTCGCCCTTTTCCACGAGGTCGAGCGCTTCGACGATCGCCGCCGCCCCGATCTCCGCGATCTTATCGAAAAGCGTTCCCGCGGTATCTTCGTCCGAGATCGGAATCTCTTTTTTCAAAAGGACGTCGCCCGCGTCCACTTCGAGCGCCGTCTTCATGATCGTTACGCCCGTAACGCTGTCGTCGTTCAAAAGGCAAGACTGGATCGGGCTCGATCCGCGATACAAAGGAAGAAGCGAACCGTGGACGTTCAGCGTCCCGAATTTCGGAATATCGAGGATCTCCTGAGAGAGGATCTGCCCAAACGCCGCCGTCACCATCACGTCGGGCGCGAGCGAACGGACGAGTTCGACGCCTTCTTTCCGAAGACTGTTGAATTGATAGACTTTAAGCCCGAGTTTTTCCGCTTCGACCTTGACGGGCGGCGGAGTCATCACGCGGCGATTTCCCTCTTTATCGGGTTGCGTGATCACGGCGAGGATCTCGTGCGCGGACGAAGCGATCGCGCGAAGCGAAGGAATCGCAAAATCGGGAGTTCCGAGAAACAAAACTTTCATACTATTTCTTTTTTACTTTGACTTCTTTGTCGTAAAAGAGGACGCCGGACAGGTGATCGATCTCGTGAGACGCGACGACGGCGTTGAAATCCGTAAACGTGCGCTCGATCTTTTCTCCTTTTCTGTTTTGAAATTTGACCGTAACGCTTTTCGGGCGTTGGACGTCGCACCGCTTTCCGGGAACGGACAGGCACCCTTCCGCGCCGATCTGCTTTCCGCTTTTTTTGACGATCGAAGGATTGATCATTTCGAGGATCTCTCTTTCTTCGGGGTCCTCGGTTTCCATTTCGCAGATCACGGCTTGGCGCAAAATGCCGACTTGGGGAGCGGCGATGCCGACGCCGTCCGCCGCGCGCATCGTTTCCAGCATATCGTCCAAAAGAGCGAACAATTTCGAGTCGAAAGAGTCGACGGGTCTTGATTTTTTGCGGAGCAAAGGTTCTCCGTCTTTTACGATATCTCTGATAGCCATTTTATCCTCCTGTCAGTTCATATTCTGCGGATTGATCTCGACGAACACTTGCGCGCCTTTCTTCTCCTCCGCATTGACGATCTCATAGATCTTTTTCAAAGTCACGTCTTCCCTTTCGCGCGTCAGACGCATCAAAATCTGATAGCGATATTTATTTTCGATCCGCTTGACCGGCGATTTCATACCCGCGACCGCCACGAAATCCGACGGGGTCTCCTTTTGATACGCGCGAATCTTGGCGAGCATCGATTTCGTCAGTTCGAGCGCGCGCTCTTCGCTTTCGCTGACGACGAGGACGCGAACGATCTTCGTAAACGGCGGAAACGCCGTTACCTCGCGGATATTGATTTCCTTTTTGTAAAAGGACGGATAGTCGTTATCGCGGGAATACGCGAAAACGTAATGCCGCGGAGAATAAGTTTGCAGGATCACGAGACCTTCTTTATCCGCCCTGCCTGCTCTTCCGCTCATCTGCGTGACGAGCTGAAACGTCCGTTCCGCGCTGTGATAATCCTCGTAATAGAGGCTCATATCCGCGTCCAAAATGCCGACGAGCGTAACGTTCGGAAAATCGTGACCTTTTACGATCATTTGCGTCCCGACGAGAATATCCGCTTCGCCCATACGAAACGCGGAAAGGATCTCGTCGTAGCTTCCTTTCTTCCGCGTGGTGTCGCGATCCATTCTAAGAATGCGGACGCCGGGAAAACGCTGTTTCAAGATCTCCGCGACTTTCTCCGTCCCGACTCTGCCGAGCCTCATATCGCTTTCTCCGCAAAAAGGACACTTTTCGGGAACGGGATAAGGCTTCCCGCAGTAATGACATTTTAAGAGGTTATCCTCTTTATGCCAAGTCAACGAAACGTCGCAATCGTCGCACTTTATAACCTTTCCGCATTTCTTGCAGATCATAAAGGACGCAAACCCGCGGCGATTGATAAAGATCATGCTTTGATTCTTTTGTTCGAGCGAGCGACCGATCTCCTCTTCGAGTCGGGCGGACAGGATCGAATTATTCCCGCTTCGGATCTCGCCGCACATATCGACGATCTCGACTTTGGGCATTTTCGTGTTATGCACGCGATTTTTCAAAGGGATCAATCCGATCTTTCCCTCAATCGCGCTTCGATAGGTTTCGAGCGACGGCGTCGCGCTGCCGAGGACGAGCTTCGCGTCGTTGAATCCCCTGCGGAATCGCGCGACCTCGTGAGTAACGTAACGCGGGTTGCCTTCGCTGATATAGCTGCCGTCGTGCTCTTCGTCGATAATGATGATCCCGACGTTTTTCAAAGGAGCGAAGACCGCGGAGCGCGCGCCGACCGCGATCACGGCTTCTCCGCGAAGCAAACGGAGCCATTCGTCGTAACGTTCGCCGTCCGAAAGTCCGCTGTGTAAGACCGCGACTTTATCGCCGAAACGAGCGCGGAATCGACCCATCATTTGCGGCGTCAGAGAAATTTCCGGGACGAGCATAATCGCGGTTTTACCCGCTGCGATGACTTCGCCGATACAAGCGAGATAGATCTCGGTCTTCCCGCTTCCCGTAACGCCGAAAAGAAGGTTTTCGCTTTGCTTGCCGCGCATAATGGTCTCGACCGCTTTCTTCTGCTCTTCGGTGAGTTCGACTCTTTTATCGGGCATCGGATTTACACGGGGCGCGCGGCGACGCGTTACGTCCTTGACCGAGACGAGCCCTTTTTCCGCAAGCGCGGAGATCGCGGAAAACCCGAATTTTTCGCCGAGGATCGCCGCCCATTCTCCACTTTGCCCGATCTCCGCTACGATCGCTCTTTGATTGACGGCGTTCGGTTTCAACTTCGAAAGCGCGATCTCCTCGGTCACGCCTTCGGACAGCGTCACGAAATGGCGCTTGATCTCGCGCACCCGCCCGCCCCGCATCATCGCGGGAATAAAGAGGCGCAACACGTCCACCAAGCGAAGGTTGTTCTTTTCGCTCATCTCCCACATTAAAGAGATCATCTCGGGTAGGACCGCCGTAAAATCGTCCAATTTGGAAAGAATGGGTTTTAATTCGTGA
This region includes:
- a CDS encoding DAK2 domain-containing protein — protein: MIKSIDVKMLRDMISGACQNLAVYEQEINAHNVFPVPDGDTGTNMCATAASAAREIQAIKEEELSWEKFSSALSIGALRGARGNSGVILTQIFKGISDVTGETAGLLSLKNFSKALQQGAKVAYGAVNKPKEGTILTVIRVVAEESEKWASGRNACFETMMRKLLEKGNAILAETPNMLPVLKKAGVVDAGGMGLMRVLEGLTLVIEGKEIPKVAVKVAADEFDAGFAADVHDLDDIEFAYCTEFFVKNIRPRATESDIDKLRDKLARLGNSLICIGDLELVKVHVHTNNPGRALQYALDLGELDRVKIENMLEQNRKIKAEMEKNKKPIGMVAVCAGAGIKQIFKDLLVDVIVEGGQTMNPSVNEILSAINRVNADSVIVLPNNSNIILAAEKAMEMASRHCVVLPTKSVAAGIAAAIAFDQNASTEENVAAMKEAFESVKCAQVTTAVRSTKMDGLSLKEGDIIGLSDKKILTKGDSAIDVVSALVKKMGMDEMDVLNLYSGEGVTEEDVNAVVDRLAEDYPDLEVITYKGDQPHSFYILAAE
- a CDS encoding Asp23/Gls24 family envelope stress response protein, which translates into the protein MAVKTSNKYGKITVSDEAVAMCACRAASECYGVVELVSRRFTDSLASLFKQNGNTKGIRVTTVDNKIFIDVFVILKQGVLVDAVTESLRSVVTYSVEAFTGMRVMQVNVNVVGIKV
- the rpmB gene encoding 50S ribosomal protein L28 — protein: MSRVCSVCGKSKMSGNTVSHSNRKAPTHWNANIQKVSVVDENGTVSKKYVCTRCLRNGAVQRKAN
- a CDS encoding thiamine diphosphokinase; protein product: MKKAAIVLSQKFKRMLPSDFVIAADEGYLRALENKIRPDLVVGDMDSLGFVPKDIGVLTVQAEKDFSDGELAIREAILRNYFFIDIYGGWGGRPDHSLYNLHLLKLARDLGATAVLRGDDFDLYYLDGNLFLDVAAGDVLSIVPFSETVHIIKAKGLKYPADGAVLTKSDTLGLSNECTENSVFVSVKEGSALLYHKFG
- the rpe gene encoding ribulose-phosphate 3-epimerase, whose product is MSSVKVAPSILSGDFANMGETVENVEKWGADLVHCDVMDGRFVPNITFGMPMIKAIRPHTNLPLDVHLMIVEPELYVERFCDAGADFVTFHPEASKNPRETLLKIKNKGVKCGLVVNPDKDFSLVKDYMDLVDMIVLMGVFPGFGGQSYIETVDENIKVLAEEIKKSGRDILLELDGGVTLGNAAKFRDLGITVLVAGSATFKADDKVAAIKVMRG
- the rlmN gene encoding 23S rRNA (adenine(2503)-C(2))-methyltransferase RlmN, which codes for MKLLADLTLDELKETMLSLGEKPFRAEQIYLGVQQGKEPEDISTISAALKQKLSSEGFVSTGMKIFRSFRSEIDDTVKFLFSLWDGDMVEGVLMRYKYGNTLCVSTQVGCRMNCAFCASGLNGLKRNLSAGEILGEVILANAFDGGDLKNRKITNIVLMGSGEPLDNYDNVVKFLRLVNAEKGLNVSYRNISLSTCGLLEKFDRFIEEDIPVTMTFSLHAARDEVRSSIMPINKRYGVSDVIAAAKRWFEKTKRRVVFEYSLIKGVNDGEKDAAALIEKVKGFPCIVNLIVLNFVKERGLEGTSRKDAYRFQGLLEKGGVEATVRRTMGADIEGACGQLRAKYQQE
- a CDS encoding methyltransferase domain-containing protein, whose translation is MRGLVEAYGALTDVFVRKAFVGEAVKKQGAALSASKGSLRLTYGVIEHTYLFDYQISRLVSKAPKTSVAVLLKMGMYAIKYMDDVPAFAAVDEIVKTACTVGKSGVKGFLNAVLRKYAAEGVDLIPEGKLERLSAESNRPVWLVKRYIRELGEEKARELLFAKGTSATHVRASVSFGKGNLRAALQAKGIAFEETAYGFLIRSVGALSDLFEEGKATAMSLGSAEICEAALPVSGDALDCCAAPGGKSVYLAERIKGTVTATDLYPHRVELIKKYAERMNVKNVRAEVRDQTEFCPAFEGAFSLVLLDAPCSGFGTLPSNPDVVLFKTESDVDALARLQRALLENVSRYVSAGGKLVYSTCSDLPSECGENVRAFLAENAAFALKNEKYTEINEKGGEGFYFAVLEKK
- the fmt gene encoding methionyl-tRNA formyltransferase; protein product: MKVLFLGTPDFAIPSLRAIASSAHEILAVITQPDKEGNRRVMTPPPVKVEAEKLGLKVYQFNSLRKEGVELVRSLAPDVMVTAAFGQILSQEILDIPKFGTLNVHGSLLPLYRGSSPIQSCLLNDDSVTGVTIMKTALEVDAGDVLLKKEIPISDEDTAGTLFDKIAEIGAAAIVEALDLVEKGEAVYTPQDHSQATFCKMIRKTDAVIEKTENAKNALLKIRAYDPWPVAYVFVDGERIKIYSASAAEKRGREGTFYASDGDPVLNLADGAIRLRSIQKEGKKRMSGREYLIGHADLLNKEIR
- the def gene encoding peptide deformylase, with the translated sequence MAIRDIVKDGEPLLRKKSRPVDSFDSKLFALLDDMLETMRAADGVGIAAPQVGILRQAVICEMETEDPEEREILEMINPSIVKKSGKQIGAEGCLSVPGKRCDVQRPKSVTVKFQNRKGEKIERTFTDFNAVVASHEIDHLSGVLFYDKEVKVKKK
- the priA gene encoding primosomal protein N', giving the protein MIAEVIVDISTSEIDRIFDYSVPNDMPVSAGDRVKVPFGRQKTEGFIVRLKETSDCSHELKPILSKLDDFTAVLPEMISLMWEMSEKNNLRLVDVLRLFIPAMMRGGRVREIKRHFVTLSEGVTEEIALSKLKPNAVNQRAIVAEIGQSGEWAAILGEKFGFSAISALAEKGLVSVKDVTRRRAPRVNPMPDKRVELTEEQKKAVETIMRGKQSENLLFGVTGSGKTEIYLACIGEVIAAGKTAIMLVPEISLTPQMMGRFRARFGDKVAVLHSGLSDGERYDEWLRLLRGEAVIAVGARSAVFAPLKNVGIIIIDEEHDGSYISEGNPRYVTHEVARFRRGFNDAKLVLGSATPSLETYRSAIEGKIGLIPLKNRVHNTKMPKVEIVDMCGEIRSGNNSILSARLEEEIGRSLEQKNQSMIFINRRGFASFMICKKCGKVIKCDDCDVSLTWHKEDNLLKCHYCGKPYPVPEKCPFCGESDMRLGRVGTEKVAEILKQRFPGVRILRMDRDTTRKKGSYDEILSAFRMGEADILVGTQMIVKGHDFPNVTLVGILDADMSLYYEDYHSAERTFQLVTQMSGRAGRADKEGLVILQTYSPRHYVFAYSRDNDYPSFYKKEINIREVTAFPPFTKIVRVLVVSESEERALELTKSMLAKIRAYQKETPSDFVAVAGMKSPVKRIENKYRYQILMRLTREREDVTLKKIYEIVNAEEKKGAQVFVEINPQNMN